From Topomyia yanbarensis strain Yona2022 chromosome 1, ASM3024719v1, whole genome shotgun sequence, one genomic window encodes:
- the LOC131696319 gene encoding uncharacterized protein LOC131696319 codes for MDFETRYCTVKGFLLSNRAADLNPTMLNSTMAAPAHASSVPSTITQDQSSQRYDSKRFLKRQLFLALYDLPPVKRENPPEIQGLADDFHRHVRALAKLGESVYYWDTPLVNLLSYKLDPTTLRAWEEKTSNNDDVTYDMLIEFLYQRARMLTSVVTDLQYRSQQPVTAKVAGPIPTPKPFKVTYKAATVEPNYIAPSCLACPDKHFLFQCPAFSEVSVRQRRELVSQKRLCWNCFRTGHQAENCTSKFPCRYCHEKHHSLLHESEPPKMLSSRIIEESQPIPSTSTIADPSTSVKPNSQVSLSVQAEHSTVLLETVSLFVVDQNGKKIPARALLDSGSMCNFITKKLANSLNLHRTKVDIAVAGIGEATKQIKCQLTAMIQSKSTPYSTKLEFLILKRPTLSVAYHELHPGSKRSLGEGLPLLIETVFGWTVSGKISINHPTIPRVCHLTTVDRSLEQALQKFWELEAVEPCSVYSVEEKQCEELYATITTRDSSGRYLVRLPLTRDPLVNLGESRAIAERRFLSLEKRLERDPPTKDAYCKFMDEYARMAHMKKLVDPVDDANSHCYLPHHPVFKEFSTTTKVRVVFDASYKTSSGFSVNNKQLIGPVVQEDLLSIVMRFRTHPIAIVADIEKMYRQIQLHPEDRPLQRILWHSNRDDPLIAYELQTVTYGFASAPFLATRTLLQVAQDEGDKYPASADAVKQDFYVDDFLSGADDVQSAIRLRQEVSAMLTSAGLPLKKWASNSSEVLAQVPQEDLALPPLHDLQDEQSVSTLGLVWEPKSDTMRFKVQLPLPAPVLTKRKVISYIAQIFDPLGLVGPTITVAKLFMQRLWALKTDAGDSYEWDRPLPPHLQGEWKEFHGTLDAISTIRIPRFVSQVKTETIQLHFFSDASEKAYGPCCYVRSESAAGIRVQLLTSKSKVAPLATYQSIARLELCAAVLSASLYEKVMKSLETACEVFFWVDSTIVLYWLKSCPSRWKTFVANRVSTIQSTTGSCSWQHVPGESNPADLISRGVNPADIVNLEFWWIEPQWLSVSSHHWPRTVLPACDLSTMPESKGNVAMMSVAVAEPSFSARLFSRYSSFTKLRRCIAYWMRYFRTLRAAAQKTKPEPFESLSTPDLRDADLALCRIAQREMFSKELSKISQRNLLPASLKWLKPVMYKDGVIRVGGRLKHAAVSEEVKHPIMMLAKHPLSVLLSEHYHYNLLHAGPQLTLTTMRQKFWMNLTQTKVEVHCVKYFDENLMNSQLVAVVVS; via the exons ATGGATTTCGAGACGCGTTATTGTACGGTCAAAGGATTTCTGCTGTCCAATCGTGCTGCGGACCTCAACCCTACCATGCTGAACAGCACTATGGCGGCACCTGCTCATGCGTCGTCCGTTCCATCTACGATTACCCAAGATCAATCTTCCCAA CGGTATGACAGCAAGCGATTCCTGAAGCGTCAGCTCTTCCTAGCACTGTACGACCTCCCACCGGTCAAGCGAGAAAACCCTCCAGAAATCCAAGGATTGGCTGACGATTTCCATCGGCATGTGCGGGCTTTGGCAAAGTTAGGCGAGTCAGTCTATTATTGGGACACCCCGTTGGTCAACCTCCTTTCCTACAAGTTGGATCCAACTACGCTACGTGCTTGGGAGGAGAAAACTAGCAATAACGACGATGTTACCTATGATATGCTGATCGAGTTCCTCTACCAACGTGCCCGAATGCTGACATCTGTCGTAACTGACCTGCAATATCGGTCCCAACAACCGGTTACAGCCAAGGTGGCCGGTCCGATTCCAACCCCAAAGCCGTTCAAGGTGACGTACAAGGCAGCTACCGTTGAACCGAACTACATTGCTCCCTCGTGCCTCGCTTGTCCAGACaagcatttcctcttccaatgcCCTGCATTTTCCGAAGTGTCCGTCCGTCAGCGCCGTGAGCTGGTTTCCCAAAAGCGCTTATGCTGGAATTGTTTCCGTACTGGACACCAAGCCGAGAATTGTACCTCCAAGTTCCCTTGCCGTTACTGTCACGAAAAACACCACTCCCTGCTGCACGAGTCAGAACCGCCGAAGATGCTATCGTCTCGTATTATCGAGGAAAGTCAGCCGATTCCCTCGACGTCCACCATCGCTGACCCTTCCACTTCGGTGAAGCCAAACAGCCAAGTAAGCCTATCGGTTCAGGCTGAGCACAGTACAGTTTTACTGGAAACTGTTTCCCTCTTCGTCGTAGATCAGAATGGCAAGAAGATTCCCGCACGCGCACTTCTAGATTCCGGATCCATGTGCAACTTCATCACCAAGAAGCTTGCAAATTCCCTGAACCTTCATCGCACCAAGGTGGATATCGCAGTAGCTGGTATAGGTGAAGCCACCAAGCAGATTAAGTGCCAATTGACTGCTATGATCCAGTCGAAGTCGACACCGTACTCTACCAAACTTGAGTTCCTGATCCTCAAGAGACCGACG TTGTCGGTGGCGTACCACGAGCTGCATCCTGGCAGCAAGCGTTCCCTGGGAGAGGGATTACCACTGCTAATAGAGACGGTGTTCGGATGGACTGTTTCCGGGAAGATATCCATCAATCATCCCACCATTCCCCGCGTCTGCCATCTAACCACTGTCGATCGCAGCTTAGAACAAGCGTTGCAGAAGTTCTGGGAACTAGAAGCTGTTGAGCCGTGTTCTGTGTATTCCGTAGAAGAAAAACAGTGTGAAGAACTTTACGCTACTATCACCACTCGCGATTCGTCCGGTCGTTATCTCGTTCGTTTGCCACTCACCCGTGATCCGCTAGTCAACCTCGGCGAATCCAGAGCCATCGCCGAACGTCGTTTTCTGAGTCTTGAGAAGCGACTAGAGCGTGATCCACCCACCAAGGATGCATACTGCAAGTTCATGGACGAATACGCACGAATGGCGCACATGAAGAAGCTCGTCGATCCAGTAGACGATGCGAACTCGCACTGCTACCTCCCGCACCATCCTGTGTTCAAGGAATTCAGCACAACCACGAAGGTCCGAGTTGTTTTCGACGCATCGTACAAAACATCGTCAGGATTTTCCGTCAACAATAAGCAGCTCATTGGACCTGTCGTCCAGGAAGACCTATTGTCTATCGTCATGAGGTTCCGCACACACCCGATTGCCATTGTAGCCGACATCGAGAAGATGTACCGACAGATTCAGCTGCATCCCGAAGACCGACCGCTTCAACGCATTCTCTGGCATTCCAACCGCGACGATCCGCTCATAGCGTACGAGCTCCAAACCGTTACGTACGGTTTTGCATCCGCACCATTCCTAGCAACTCGCACCCTCCTACAAGTTGCACAGGACGAAGGCGACAAGTACCCCGCTTCCGCAGATGCTGTGAAACAGGATTTTTACGTCGATGACTTTTTATCGGGAGCTGACGATGTCCAATCCGCAATCCGCCTTCGCCAAGAAGTTTCCGCCATGCTTACGTCAGCTGGCCTTCCATTAAAGAAGTGGGCATCCAATTCCTCCGAAGTCCTTGCGCAAGTCCCGCAAGAAGATCTCGCTCTACCGCCACTGCATGATCTTCAGGACGAACAATCCGTATCCACCCTAGGACTCGTGTGGGAGCCTAAGTCTGACACGATGCGCTTCAAGGTCCAGTTGCCTCTACCAGCACCCGTTCTGACCAAAAGGAAGGTCATATCCTACATTGCGCAGATCTTCGACCCACTAGGACTAGTTGGCCCGACAATCACCGTAGCGAAACTGTTCATGCAGCGTCTGTGGGCATTGAAGACCGACGCAGGAGATTCCTACGAGTGGGATCGTCCGCTACCTCCGCATCTCCAAGGCGAATGGAAGGAGTTCCATGGTACGCTAGACGCAATCTCCACAATCCGCATTCCCAGATTCGTGTCGCAGGTCAAGACCGAAACCATCCAGCTCCACTTTTTCTCCGATGCTTCAGAGAAGGCATATGGCCCATGCTGCTACGTCCGGTCTGAATCCGCTGCAGGAATTCGTGTTCAGCTGCTAACGTCAAAATCCAAGGTCGCACCGTTAGCCACCTACCAATCGATTGCGCGCCTAGAGTTATGTGCCGCCGTGTTGTCGGCTAGTCTATATGAGAAGGTGATGAAGTCCCTTGAGACAGCGTGCGAAGTGTTCTTCTGGGTTGATTCGACGATAGTCCTCTACTGGCTCAAATCGTGCCCATCGCGCTGGAAAACGTTCGTGGCAAACCGTGTGTCCACAATTCAATCCACTACCGGATCTTGCTCCTGGCAGCACGTCCCCGGAGAATCCAACCCTGCAGACCTTATATCCCGAGGTGTCAATCCGGCCGATATCGTGAACCTCGAGTTTTGGTGGATAGAACCGCAATGGCTATCGGTTTCATCACACCACTGGCCACGCACTGTGCTACCAGCGTGCGATTTGTCCACAATGCCAGAGAGCAAAGGCAACGTCGCCATGATGTCGGTAGCGGTTGCCGAACCATCTTTCTCGGCTCGACTTTTCAGTCGCTACTCCAGCTTTACGAAGCTACGACGTTGCATCGCGTATTGGATGCGATATTTCCGCACTCTACGAGCTGCCGCCCAGAAGACCAAACCAGAGCCGTTTGAGTCTCTTTCCACACCTGATCTACGCGATGCTGATCTAGCATTGTGTCGAATTGCCCAACGTGAGATGTTCTCCAAGGAGCTGTCCAAGATATCCCAACGTAATCTCCTTCCAGCATCGTTGAAGTGGCTGAAACCGGTGATGTATAAAGACGGCGTTATTCGAGTCGGTGGGAGACTCAAGCACGCCGCAGTTTCGGAAGAAGTGAAGCACCCGATAATGATGCTTGCGAAGCACCCGCTATCCGTGTTGTTATCAGAGCACTACCACTACAATCTGCTGCACGCAGGACCACAGCTGACGTTAACCACGATGCGCCAGAAATTCTGG ATGAATTTAACTCAAACAAAGGTGGAAgtacattgtgtcaaatattttgatgaaaatttgatGAATTCTCAGCTAGTTGCTGTAGTGGTATCGTAA